The Oncorhynchus kisutch isolate 150728-3 linkage group LG8, Okis_V2, whole genome shotgun sequence DNA segment TTATGACTGGTCTTCGACGCACATTATAATCCAGCCTTATTATAATCTTTTATAATTTGGTCATCTGGAAAGGCTATTGGCCAACGTACAGTATGTTGCTTTAATCCATGATTACCCTGCCCAATCCGAGGTGAGGTAATACTTTAGTCCAGATGTTTACTGgctgtgatagacagacagatactaTTTGGGCCATTGGAGCATTTTACACCCTGTTATGAAATTCTGTAGCTTATACATATGTAATAACAATATTATCTGAATGATTAAAATGTTAATATCTGTTAAGTGTTCCGCATAAATAAACTATGTTGCTACAGTGGTGAATGTGAAGTAGAGCCAGAGGTAATGCTCTGACATTAGCAAACAAACCTGATTATGTTATTTGTGACAGTCTGAATGCATCTGCAGCTCTGGTTTTATAGCTACAATCCTCACACTGCTCAACAGACAACACCCAGCCTCTGATTGCAGCTGATGCTGGTTTGATCTAGTGTTCAGGGATGTGTTAAGAGTACACTATAGCAGGGGTACAGtaagggggggagggggtgatGATCCTCTTATAAGACCCTGGCTGAGAGGGACTGGATCTGAAGCCTGACTGAAGACCAGTCAACAGCGAAATACAGTAGCATCATGTGATACCCCACCTGGGCCAGACAGCAAGCCTCACACTCGCTATTGTGGGGAAATGCAATGTCATGCCATACTACTGTGTCTATGTCAAAGGCATCTCTGCTGCTTCTCCCTGTGTGGTTTATGTCAGAGGAAGTTTTCACCCCTGGAATCTCCAGAAGCCCATGGATATGAGCCCAAATCCTTCATGCCCTCCCTGGCCTTTCTCACTCACACTGGGGCACAAACGTCCTGTATGTATCCCTGATCCGTTATGTACTGTACAGGCTCTGGTTTACTCTGTGTGAGCCCAGCATCTGCTTGGAGTTTTCATCCCATTGCGTAACGCTGCATGCCACCCCTTACCCTACCCACCGTCTCTCTCAAGCACACATGCAGGCAagggcatgaacacacacacacacacacacacacacacacacacacacacacacacacacacacacacacacacacacacacacacacacacacacagtgatgcatgcatccacacactctctcacacacacacacacacacacacagtgatgcatgcatccacacactctcacacatacatacatacatacatacatacatacacacacacacacacacatacatggttTAACATCATCCTATACTTTTCACTCTTCCCAAACTCTTTCCTGGTGCATACAATTTGCAGACTTAGTATTGATTAGGCAAGGCAAAGTCATGTTCTGCACATTTCAATGAAGCAATTGCACATAAGCTTTTTAAATTCTCTTTATTTTAGTATGTCATACACCCTTCATATTCAAGACTCATCAGTGTGTCCACAAAAACACATTCCAACCAGAATTAGCACTTGTGCAGTGTTACATTTAGCATGGTCTATTTTAAGTCTGTTTAGTCTTGCAAACACAAAGACTTCCATCCCTTAATTAACCAATAATAATCTGACCAATAACACTGAGTTGTGTCTTATCCTGGCACAGGTCAAAGGTTTTTTTTTATAGAGAAAAGGCAGCAAAATATGTGAATAGCTATAAGTGCGTATATATATAAGTGACCAAGTATTTTGACTCTGTAAGTTACATATTAGTCAATACATTTTGGGacattttttaatacattgtattgtgttgttcatTGTGGGGATATACTCTATGTCAGATCCCTGAGTTTTTAGACATACAGTAATTATGTCCCATAATTGTCAATAGAATTTGAAGCATCCTGGCAATTTATACCAATGACTCGCACACAGGTGGGTTATCCGAGTCCTGACTGTGCATGGAGCTCAGGCCAGTGTCTGAGTCGTCATCGTTGGCATTGCATGTCTTTGAAAGCCCCCTGGCTTGCTCCACCCACTCGCTTTTCGTCTCCAGGGGACGCATCATTGCTGCCTCAGTAACCACAGAGTTGCGGTCATTGTCCTCGCCTTGTGTCTCGTCATCCTCTATATACAATGAGTTCACTTTCTCCAGCAAATCCCGTATCTCCTTTTCTTTCGCCCCCCAAATATCCTGGGTTACATTCAAATCATTCCTAATAGCCTCCAAATCCGTGTTCAAGCGCAGTCCAATGTATAAACTAGTATCCAGCTGCGTTttgatcctctcctcctccagaagCAAATCGTTATCGAACGATGTATCAGCCTCGAGGGctaaagtgtctgtgtgtgtcgcaTGGGCTGTTGATACCCACATAGCGGTCTCTCCCGCGCTGGGTTTCACCTCTTTACTTGACAGCTCCTCCTGCCTTCGCTTCATCCACCTCTGATTCAGTTCCTCTTGGATCTCCACAGTAATGCTGTCCATGAGCGTTTCGTGCTCAGCCAATTCATCCTGAAGTCTAATCACCTCCTCACACCGTTGGGCATACTCCTCGAACTGGGCAACAGCCTCCGCCGAGCACGGCTTCTCACCCTCCTGCTTGGAGAGCCCGTCAGAATGCGCACCCACTAAGTATGTGTCCTGCACGTAATTGATCCCATGCATTTTCATCCTGTCAAAATGAACTTTAGCTTCATAcatttctatctctctgtccagtTCTTTAATTCTCTGGATCTGTTGGCGGATTGTGTGATCCTGGGATATGACCAGGTGAACCAAAGTTTCCATTTTCTCCCCAGTGGGCGCATCCTTGGACACGGTTTGCGccctctttttatttattttatccaaCTTTCTGAAAGCTTTCCTGACAATCCGACGTTGTTTCTCCGGTGAGAAGCCCATGGTGGCTCTTGCTGTCCCCTTGTAAATGCACGGGCTCTCCTTACTGAGCACCACACGGGCCTCTGCGCTCCGGGGTCCATGGTTAGCCAAAGAAGCCTCATTTTTAACCAACACAAACCGCAcgttctcctgctcctctccccacGCGCCCCAAAGTCGAAGGATCTTCGTTTTATTGGGCAAAATTCTCTCAGATCCTCTCCATTTTTCTACGATGCAATAGGACTGGGGTGATCCCGAGAGCATGGCTACAGAGACACATTGTTGCAAGTTTTGATCCTCTAGGAGCACATTGACCACATCTGCACAGGTGGTGCGCTTTGACAGTCCGGAGACAAGCTTCTCCTCTCGGCAAACCCACACAGATATCCTACTTTCCTTGGACTCCATCATAAACTAAAACTAAACCTTTTCCCCCTTTAGATAACTATTCAAATTACGTTTTTTGAGGATGGAAACGGATTGGAAAAGAGTTTTGTCATTTAAGTGCTAAATTAATTGTACATCCGCATACGTTAGAATAAAAAGCAACATCCAACATTCTGAGATAAATTGTTCATTTTACGCGTTCCCTCGAGTAGTTGGTAGCGTATGGGAAGTCCTTGCTGTCGCTGTTTGCTCTGTGTCCAAGTAAGCACACTCAACTGCGCTCTTTGCGCGCTGTGCTTACAACCGGAGACTTTGATCACATGACAACTGTACAGTTTCAAAACTCGTCAAGTAACACCGCCCATACAGTTTGTTACTCTCCCAGAGAACCTGATTGCGTATTTTGATAAAACGTGATAACAATGtgtatttaactaagcaagtcagttaagaacaaattcttatttataatgacggcctaggaacagtgccttgttcaggggcagaacgacggatttttaccttgtcagctctggcattcgatctagcaacctttcggttaatggcccaacggtataaccactaggctacctaccaccccaataacaataacaacaacactaTTATCtatgaataacaacaacaaacgaCTAATACTACAACTAATAATGATAACAATAATTACAACAACTACCACATcaataatagtaatgatatgtaaaatTCGAAAAAtacttataataataattatataaatGCACGTGTATTATTATTACTAATATTCATTTATAATAATTTACTGTAGTAAATGTTTTTATGAATGAGACCGAAATGTGTAGGCCTATTCATTTCTCATTTCACCACTCAGGTAAGCATCATATTACATCATGTGGTGCCTTGGATGATGCCAACAGAAATGCAGACAGTCCTGGGGGTTGTGCAACACTTCAAATAGTGACAATGGGAGGAGTGAATTAAGGTACTGACATCCCTAAATCAGAAGATGTTATCTTACTGCTGAGCATCTATACTTTTTTAAACCAAAGACATTATCATGCAGTGTACAAAATAAGACTAATTTACACACATCTGCGTAGGAGGCTGTAGCCTAATAGATTGCACCATGCATCTTCACATATGTCACTTGACTGACAAACACCCCAACAAACAGATGGTATAAGAAAAACAATTGTATTGAGCCAGCTTCGTGGTTCCACAGTACATTCCcaggttgaatcaatgttgtttccacgtcatttcaacaaaaacaattcattgtgatgatgttgaatcaacctGGGAAACGTAAGGGAATGTCATCTTTTTTCACCTAAATCCAATGGCATGGTGATATTCTTTGTTGATTTTACGTTGAATTCTCATTAGATGTcgactcaaccaaatgtaaaccaaaactagacgttgaaatgACGTCTGTGCCGAATGGGATGATCACTTCCTGGTTCATTCAGAAGGCAGCGTTCTGAACTTGATCTCAAGGATTTATCTGGAATTAGAGAGACATTCTGTCCCCCTGCTGGTACCTGTCAAGTGAGGACAGCTACACAGCTACACATTTCACACCCATTATGAGTGTCCAGTATTATTCCTCTTGTACTCAGATACAGCTGCGTAAAAGCCTCCCTGGAAACAGGAAGTGTAGTAGTCCAAATCTGGCAGGGCTCTGACCCCTGGGAAGATTACACTGGTGCACTGTGCATGGATTTAAACATGTCTCCATAATCAGATCCTCTCAcacacatcagacagacagacacacatctgtTAGATATTATGTGGACAGtgtcagtggagagagaggattgGGAGAGGGCATTCTGTAGACGGGCGAGTTGTTCTGTCTCTGATTATTTAAGCACACAAAACTACTGATGTTACAGTCAGTACAACGTAAAACCATTACAAGGTATAATcgatgtgtgagtgagtgagtgaatgagagagcAATAGACATACCTAGGCTCCAGGTTAGTGTTACAGAATGAGCATGTCAGTGCAACAGTTAAACAGCAGCACCGTGGCCATCagtctattttaggttggtccaATGGACAAGTCTTTCATTTGACAATAGCTCCATCTGGTGTTAGCATTCAGTGTTACCCATGATAACTGTTATTCCCAAAGGAAAGTGATACATTTTACAATGACACTAATGCTTCATAAGTTattcacaaaaatatatatataattaagtGCAATAGTCATGATAGATCTTATTCAAAATGAACGAAGCACAGAACTTTAGCTGTGAGAGGGCTTTGCTCTAGGGATAATAACATTGGGCGGCAGCTAGCCTAGCGGAACCTTAAGAGCTTTGGCCCAGTAACTGAAAGGGTGTTTGTTCATGTAGGCTGGGGGATTCTAaccatctgttgatgtgcccttgagcaaggcacttacccCTAATTCCTCCTGCAAGTCGCtctagataagagtgtctgttaaatgtaAACCATCTTTATCAAAGAGTGCAGCCGTTCTGAGTGGCTTCATTGTTGTTGTTAGAGAGACTTCTTTTGTAAATTGTTGTCCCAGATTATGAAATCTAGTTTCATAATTGAAAATACTGCCACATGGAGATACTGTAACAAGGCTGGCACCAATACAAAAGCCAGGGAAAGGCTCCCTCTGGTGTGTAATTGTGGTTAGTACAGCTGATGTGTTCTTACATATTATGTTTTGTAATCTAAAGGTTTAGTTAGATTTTAAGTATTCATTTGGAGATGCtcccaattattattatttttttgcattttcaCTGTCAGTTGATCACAGAATAAAAAGGGAGACCATATTTTTCCTGATTTATTTAACTTCAATATTGTATACATACAAAGTATCTAGAAAGCTACAAAATATTGACCACTTTATCAAGAAGGCATCAAAATGTTACAGAGCAAAGACAAGACCATATGCAGTAGAGAACACATACACATAGCAGGTTTTGTTTTCTGTCCCTTGCTCCAACGCGTTACTGTCGTGGATATGAAAAGTTATCACACTTCTGTACCAAGAAAAGCCAGGATATATCATTTTATACAAAGCACCTTTTTTACAAAGAAAATGTCTGCACACAAACCCAATAGTTGTTTTTATGATACTATCTGAACTATGGAAAAGTTCACTTTAAAACCAACATCTTAAAATGGTAATAACCAACATCTTAAAATGGTAATAACCAACATCTTAAAATGGTAATAACCAACAAAAAAGGTACCAGTACCTACATTTAGACAAAATTACAAACAAATAACAACAAGAGCTAAACTGCTGATATGTTTGTGTCGAGATTCTGTTATTATGCTTTGTGTCCATTGTTTTCAGAGTGTCCTCTAGACAATTCATCTGATCAAAGGCAACAGTCTTCTGGTCCCCAGAGACGTGGGAGGTACAGTCAGCTGTTCCAGCCTGGAACTGACAGGTCAAATGTACCAGCAGTGTAGCCGTAACAGCATCACCACCCTCTTGGGGCTTGGAATATACCCAAAATGTAATCACAAACCATCATATACACGTAGAACAATAAAACAGGAACACCTCAGTAAGTCATTCCTAAACGTGAACTAGTACACAGGGCAAAAAGGGAGATAAGACAGTTACCAAAGGAACAATACATATGCCTACTGAACTCCAGTCTCCATAGGGCTGTAGCAAAAATACTGAGCAATTGAACCAACATTGTCTGTATCCACCAGAAACATTTTCTGCAATGATTCAGAATGAGACGTTCCCATTAATAATTTAGTAAGAATCAGGAAAAATGTATCTCTTCTTAAGGTAAAGTTGTAAGCCTATGTGACTTTACAGCTGCTGGAACGAGTCACCATCCTCCATTCTATCAGTTGCTGTCTGGTCAAACAGGCCTTTCACAGACTAACTTTACACACATGTATAGTACAGGTACTCTTCTTAACAGATAATTTCTTAAAACCAAATTATATTAATATATAATTTATTTCACCATTGATCGACTCACTCACTGTCCCTTGTCATCTAGTACAAACCTTCAGCAAGGCAATGTGGTGATTGGTGTCATTACATCTCTTTTTGGTTTAGCAACACTTAATTCATAATTATTTACTATTTTCATTGCTGGAGATTTTAAACCAAAGGCACTTCCATGCTACAGTGCAGGACATGACTAGAGATCGTATGTATCTCTGTATTTTTGGTCTTTCAGAACAGGAAAGGCAAAGTCAGTTCTTATTTATGTTAAAAAGTAACTCAGTTCAACTCGCATGTTTGTGGTAAAATTTTGTACCAATATGTATATTGGTGAgtgattttatatattttttgtgcgtGTTAAAAACAAAATACATTCTTAAAAGTGAACCAAGGCCAGTTTGACACCATACAATAAGGCACTGTACACTGTTACACTTTGGCAGATTGTACTGTAGGTGAATTCCTACAAAATGTGAAAATTAGTCACCCAGCTTAGGAAAGAGATCACAGCTTTAGTGGCATCTTTTGGAATTCACACGTCCGTAACATGTTTAAGGCTCGGAATTGGTGTAGGCCACAGATTCATGGGGTGGTGTAAACGTAAAGGCAGCGACATTGGCTAGAACTTAGTAGAAATTACACTGCAATGGCCAGAAAAAATGCATCATCTGTTTAGAGGCAATGAAACTGCATACTGAACACAGCCCGCTGTCTAAGAAGTGATCCATTTTCTCATGGTTATTTCAGGATATCCTAAAACCTTAAATCACACATCTAAATGAAAAAGGTACAAGTTAAAATTGGCATGTCCTAGAAGGGGAACCAAGTGCTTAGGACAAGGTGGCAGTCCACTCAGAGTAGCTAAAGTAGTGCTTTCATGTTTTTAGAATCAAATCCATTTGAATGACTCAGTCGGACACTGGAACAGGACAGATGTATGGTTTCCTTATTGCAATGTAAGACTTGTAAGCCCTGTCTGAGGCAGAGACACAGGTTGAGCTAGGCGTCTGTAGTGTAATCACAGTGCATTCATTCTGCTGTTAGTGTCTAAGACCGTGGATTGTCCACAGGGATCGGTATCTTATTTCCCTGAAAGAAACAGATGTTTTTGTAAAGCAATAACTTCACTATTATGGTGCCCACAATCACCTGCCTTCGACTAACTTTCGTGTAGCAATTTTATTATccccaaaatgttttaaaaaaagaagCTTTTCTTTGGAAAACCAATTGGTCAAGTGTGTATGTACGGTTTGTATATCtataccacaggaggctgctgaagggaagacggctcataataatggccggaacggagcagatggaatggcatcaagcacctggaaacaatgtgtttgatgtatttgatacccttCCACTGGTTCCACTACAGTCGTTACCaccagcccgtcctccccaattaaggtgccaccaacctcctgtgacctaTACGCTCACAAATCAACTACAGATATACACATAGTTTACAGAACCCATGGGGAACAGACAACATCTTTCTAGTGTTTTCTAAGTGTACATTACAAGATCAAAGAGGAAGAAGACAACATACACATAATGTCTGTTGACCAaattaaacccaaccaacagattCCTTACATACTGCCTCTTTTATATGTACATCCTACAAACAAAGATTGACTTGCCATCCTTAAAATGAAGAACTTCTCCTGTATCAAAACATAGAACAACTGTACCGCAATTCACAGCTGCAGTCAAACATCAAATACATACATTAATATACAAAGAAATGACTAACAATAGGCCTCGCCCAAAATGTGACCGAAAAGCAGTGCATGTGTGATTTTCAGCTAGAGGCACTGTCAATTTGTTTTGAGGTTCTTTAGTCTATGTAAAGGGAGGATTCAGGGGGTTCAGGAGTCTCATTCCTTCACCAGTCGGTAGATATGATGCTGTGCACCGTGCTCGCTGTTCGACACCTCAAACACACACGCCATACACAGCAGAGTCTCCTGTGTGTCCCTGTTCGTCACCACCTGGAAGAGACGGAGATGTCATGTTAGTCATTCAGACCTAAGGCAATCCCACTCCATGTAATGCAATGAGCAGTCTCTGGAGAGGAATATGGGTCTCAGGAAAAGGACTTTCCAATGCTAAAAGGCCCATGGACAGATGTCAATCAGCAaacagtgtgacaaaaacaagtCAATTTGTAAATCTAAGGAATT contains these protein-coding regions:
- the rassf10b gene encoding ras association domain-containing protein 10 is translated as MMESKESRISVWVCREEKLVSGLSKRTTCADVVNVLLEDQNLQQCVSVAMLSGSPQSYCIVEKWRGSERILPNKTKILRLWGAWGEEQENVRFVLVKNEASLANHGPRSAEARVVLSKESPCIYKGTARATMGFSPEKQRRIVRKAFRKLDKINKKRAQTVSKDAPTGEKMETLVHLVISQDHTIRQQIQRIKELDREIEMYEAKVHFDRMKMHGINYVQDTYLVGAHSDGLSKQEGEKPCSAEAVAQFEEYAQRCEEVIRLQDELAEHETLMDSITVEIQEELNQRWMKRRQEELSSKEVKPSAGETAMWVSTAHATHTDTLALEADTSFDNDLLLEEERIKTQLDTSLYIGLRLNTDLEAIRNDLNVTQDIWGAKEKEIRDLLEKVNSLYIEDDETQGEDNDRNSVVTEAAMMRPLETKSEWVEQARGLSKTCNANDDDSDTGLSSMHSQDSDNPPVCESLV